DNA sequence from the Cinclus cinclus unplaced genomic scaffold, bCinCin1.1 SCAFFOLD_240, whole genome shotgun sequence genome:
ccgccctcctcctgtccctgtgtccccatccctgtctccTGGTtttgtccccgtgtccccattcctgtccccgtgtccccattcctgccccTGTGTCCCTTTTCTgtgtccccattcctgtccccacGTCCCCCTTTGGTGTCCCCACGTCCCCCTTTGGTGTCCCCCACTcgtgtcccctcctcccccttgtcCCCTCCTGCCACATCCCCCCCTCAgttcctgtcccctccctcctcccccgttgtccccagggtgtccccgGGGCGGGCACAGCGGGGGTGGCACTGCGGggccgtgtccctgtcccctgtcccctgtccctgtctgggtctgtcccgtgtccccaggtGGGTCCTGGCTCAGGAGGGGCCGGgggaggtgacagggacagggtggtgGCACCTGGGGAGACGACACGTGTGACAcgagggtggcactggggatggCACCAATGGCTGCgggggggggacacagggggacacggaggggacacgAGGACAGagggggacacggaggggacacagaggggacaatgggggacacagagaggacaagggggtgacaaGAAGTGACAAGGGGGGTGACAAGGAGGGGTGACAAGAAGTGACAAGGGGGTGCCCCCCCGGCCCGGGCGGGTCCCGTCCGTTGCTCCTTGGGCAACTCCAGGGTTGGGCAATGGGGGTGGGGccgggggacacgggggtgtccccaggggtcagggggtgtccccagggggtgtccccagggggtgtccccaggggtcagggggtgtccccagggggtgtccccaggggtcagggggtgtccccagggggtgtccccaggggtcAGGGGGTgtcacccccccccccgggcGCTCCATAACCCCGatctggggctgcaggaggaggtggCGGCCATGGGGGACCCCCAGgtgagggggctggggggggtaggggtgggatttgggggggggggacttgGAGTGATTttaggggggatttgggggaattttaggggtgggattttggggtggttttgggggtggTTTAGGAGTGGGATTTGGGAGATTTGAGGGTGCTTcaggggtgggatttgggggatttcagggggattttggggttgtttgaggggtgggatttgggggatttcgGGGTTGTTTcaggggtgggatttgggggattttggggtggttttggggctGTTTCAGGGGTGGGATTTTGGAGGGCTGGCAAAGGGGCGTGACCAAAACAATTTCCCAGCCAATCAGCGGGTTCGGTTGGGGGCGTGGTCCGGCTCAAGCCCCGCCCCCTGGCGGTGCGGGCGAGGCGGAAGTCACGTGGCAGGACCTGCTGTCACtcaaggagctgcaggtgggacaCGCCCCCTCCTCAGACCACGCCCATTTGGCCACGCCCCCTACAGGCTCTTACCGCCCCCTGGCGGCCGCTGCCCatccctcctccatccccaggaccccccaaaatcctcacgGGACCCCCATTGCACCCCCCTTATGTGAAcccctcccctgtccccttTTGTCCCCTTATGGACCCCACTGTGTCCCCAGGACCCCCCGTGACCTCTGTgacccctctgtccccagggccTGGAGCTGCGGCCGGACCCCtctgctgccccctcctcatTTTACCCTCCCCCTtgtcccttttcccattttcctacttttccccctccttttccgCCTCCCTTCCCGCCAGCCGCGCACGGTGGTGACAGCAACAGCGACAACGCGGGTGATAACTCGGGTGACACCGCGGGTGACACCGCGGGTGACAACGCGGGTGACAACGCGGGTGACAACGCGGGTGACAACGCGGGTGACCGCAGTGGCCGCGAGCGGTGGCGGGCGCTGCCCTTGGCACCCGAGGCCATCGTCACCCTGCCCGTGGAGGACCTCAAGGCCATCCTGGGCCGCGCGGGGACATCGGGGGCGCAGCTGGCGCTGGCCAGGGACATCCGGCGGCGCGGTCGGAACAAGGTGGCGGCTCAGAGGtgtcgccgccgccgcctcgaGGCCATGGCGGGGCTCAGGGCTGAGCTCGCCCGCCTgggccgggagcgggagcggctgCTGCGGGCGCGGGGACACGCGGAGAGAGCGCTGGGGACACTGAGAAGGGACCTGGAGCGCGTCACGCGGCAGCTGCTGGGGGGACTCGGGGACGGGGACCTCGGTGCTGTCACATCCCAGGTGCTGGGGGctcttggggacagggacacgtgTGAGGACCCGGCCCAGGTCACACATCAGGTCCCGGGTGCGCTTGGGGACATGGTCGGCGTCAcctcccagggcctggggacactgggggatgGGACCCCACTTGTCacctcccagctgctgggggCTCTCAGGGGTGAGGATGGGACCCCACGTGTCACCCAGCAGGTGTTGGGGACACtcatggacagggatgggaccccACGTGTCACCCAGGAGGTGTTGGGGACACtcatggacagggatgggaccccAGGTGTCACCCAGGAGGTGTTGGGGACACtcatggacagggatgggaccccAGGTGTCACCCAGCAGGTGTTGGGGACACtcatggacagggatgggaccccACGTGTCACCCAGGAGGTGTTGGGGACACtcatggacagggatgggaccccAGGTGTCACCCAGGAGGTGTTGGGGACACtcatggacagggatgggaccccAGGTGTCACCCAGGAGGTGTTGGGGACACtcatggacagggatgggaccccAGGTGTCACCCAGCAGGTGTTGGGGACACtcatggacagggatgggacccctgtgtcccctgagAGCTTTGGGGGCTGGGGTGGCCCCTGTGCCCATGGCCCCctgtgacactggggacagccctgtcACTGCCACCCCTGTCACTGCACAATAAACCTGCTCCAAGGCACCTCTGTGTCTCCGTCACCCTGGGGTGACACATTcctgccacctcctcctgctgctgtgtccccagggtgaggaggtgccacctccctgagcCCCAGTGGTGACACCTCCCTGTTTGGTGTCACATTCCTGCTGGCCTTGTCCCTTCCAGGTCACAGATGACCTTTGCTGCTTCTGGGGTCCCCAAATCCGTGTCCCCCACCCTCCTGTCCCCGTCCCCTCCatggcagctccatccctgtccctgtcccctccatccACCCTCATCCTGTCCCCGCTGTGGCCCTGTCCCCTCCATGGttttgtccccatccctgtccttgtcctctccatccctgtcccctctgtggcattctgtccctgtcccctcactgtccctgtccccacggtgtccccatctacatccctgtcccttccaTGGCCATTCTGTCCtcggtgtccctgtcccctctctggccattctgtccctgtccccacagtgtcccctcggtgtccctgtcccctctctggccattctgtccctgtccccacagtgtcccctcggtgtccctgtcccctctctggccattctgtccctgtccccacagtgtcccctcggtgtccctgtcccctctctggccattctgtccctgtccccacagtgtcccctcggttgtccctgtcccctccctccctcccgcgCTGTCCCCACACACGGCAGGGACACAGGTACAAAAATACCCTTTTATTGAGGGCACCGGGGGGGTCCCGCGGGCGCTGGGGCGGGGCTGGagaggggggggaggggtgtgacccagcccctgggctgtccccatgtccccaagtgtccccattgtccccccGCTCACCTCCGCGGGCTCCTCTCCCGGGGCCGGTGGCTCCTAcaaaagggaaggggggaattagtgattggggggggggtcggggggctgggacaccctggggacactctggggacacccagggtgACAAAAGAGAGGCAGGGCTTAGGGGGGAGGGTGGAGCCAGGCTGTGATTGACAGCTGAGGCAACCAATCAGGGAGAGAGCAGCACCCTCCCCCTCGCCTCcaaaattaataatagtaaaaaataatttaaaaaaaaaaaaaaaaaacccaagagacATTTATTGAGGAGGTGGGGGGAAGGGTacaggacacagggcagggaATTCCGGCCGCTCCGCTCGGGAACTACGGGGGGACCTGGACACGGCGACCTCACAGCGgccccgggggtcccggggggtcccgggggggtcccggggggtcccgggggcTCTGCCCGGGCCCGGCGCTGGCTCCAGGGGCTGCCCCGGCTCCCGCCCAGCTCCGGCTCCTGcgggacagaggggcaggatcaggAACTGGGcaggattgggattgggatcagggcGGGATGAGGACTGGAGAAGGATCAGGATTGGGATCAAGCAGGACCAGGATCAGAtcagggcagggactgggatTGGCTCTGGGAGGGGCACAGACCCGatcccagccccagtcctggTCCTGATCCCTGTtctgatccccatccctgccccagtATCAGTCCTGATCCCAGCCCCAATCCCTGCCCTAATGCCAATCCCTATCCCTGCCGTGATCTCTGCTCCAatccctgtcccagtcccagtcctgATCccaattccagccccaatcccTACCCTGATCCCAATCCCTGCCCTAATCCCAGTCCCTATCCCTGCTGTGATCTCTGCTCCAATCCCTGTCTCAATCCCAGTCCTGATCCAAATCCCTGCCCCCATCCCAGTATTGACCCCAATCCCAGCCCCAATCCCAgtcctgatcccaatcccagccccaatcccagtcctgatcccaatcccagtcctgaTCCCTGCCCCAATCCCAgtcctgatcccaatcccagtcctgaTCCCGATCCCTGCCCCGATCCCAGTCCTGATCCCGATCCCTGCCCCAATCCCAGTCCTGATCCCGATCCCTGCCCCAATCCCAGTCCTGATCCCGATCCCTGCCCCAATCCCAGTCCTGATCCCGATCCCTGCCCCAATCCCAgtcctgatcccaatcccagtcctgaTCCCTGCCCCAATCCCAgtcctgatcccaatcccagtcctgaTCCCGATCCCTGCCCCGATCCCAGTCCTGATCCCGATCCCTGCCCCAATCCCAGTCCTGATCCCGATCCCTGCCCCGATCCCAGTCCTGATCCCGATCCCTGCCCCAATCCCAGTCCTGATCCCAATCCCTGCCCCAATCCCAGTCCTGATCCCTGCCCCAATCCCAgtcctgatcccaatcccagccccaatcccagtccggatcccaatcccagtcctgaTCCCAATCCTGATCCCTGCCCCAATCCCAgtcctgatcccaatcccagccccaaTCCCAGTCCTGATCCCAATCCCTGCCCCAATCCCAGTCCTGATCCCGATCCCAGCCCCAATCCCAgtcctgatcccaatcccagccccaatcccagtcctgatcccaatcccagtcctgaTCCGAATCCCAgtcctgatcccaatcccagccctgatcccagtcctgatcccaatcccagtcctgatcccaatcccagccccgatcccagtcctgatcccaatcccagtcctgatcccaatcccagccccgatcccaatcccagtcctgatcccaatcccagccccgatcccagtcctgatcccaatcccagtcctgatcccaatcccagccccgatcccagtcctgatcccaatcccagtcctgaTCCCGATCCCTGCCCCAATCCCAGTCCTGATCCCTGCCCCAATCCCAGTCCTGATCCCAATCCCTGCCGTGATCTCTGCTCCAATCCCAGCCCCAATCCCAgtcctgatcccaatcccagccccgatcccagtcctgatcccaatcccagccctGATCCCAATCCCTGCCGTGATCTCTGCTCCaatcccagccccagtccccctggaattcccagctccaccccttcccacccttttccctacttctgctg
Encoded proteins:
- the NFE2 gene encoding transcription factor NF-E2 45 kDa subunit — its product is MGDPQPISGFGWGRGPAQAPPPGGAGEAEVTWQDLLSLKELQGLELRPDPSAAPSSFYPPPCPFSHFPTFPPPFPPPFPPAAHGGDSNSDNAGDNSGDTAGDTAGDNAGDNAGDNAGDNAGDRSGRERWRALPLAPEAIVTLPVEDLKAILGRAGTSGAQLALARDIRRRGRNKVAAQRCRRRRLEAMAGLRAELARLGRERERLLRARGHAERALGTLRRDLERVTRQLLGGLGDGDLGAVTSQVLGALGDRDTCEDPAQVTHQVPGALGDMVGVTSQGLGTLGDGTPLVTSQLLGALRGEDGTPRVTQQVLGTLMDRDGTPRVTQEVLGTLMDRDGTPGVTQEVLGTLMDRDGTPGVTQQVLGTLMDRDGTPRVTQEVLGTLMDRDGTPGVTQEVLGTLMDRDGTPGVTQEVLGTLMDRDGTPGVTQQVLGTLMDRDGTPVSPESFGGWGGPCAHGPL